A window from Rhineura floridana isolate rRhiFlo1 chromosome 17, rRhiFlo1.hap2, whole genome shotgun sequence encodes these proteins:
- the LOC133372067 gene encoding olfactory receptor 5V1-like codes for MDLRNHTSVTEFILLGFSNHPDLQIFFFLVFSIIYMVTLMGNLTIILVIVSDVRLHTPMYFLLGNLFFIDLCSMTATVPQMLANFLRDSKTISYAGCIVQIFSLVSCVGAECILLAAMAYDRYVAICHPLLYTVIMNRKVCFQMVASSWTAGFLNALMHTVLTSTLSFCGPRGIRNFMCDVPPLLELSCTDTALDNIVLHTASVFIGISPCFFIVISYVFIALAILRMHSAEGRDKAFSTCTSHLAVVITFFGTALFNYNRPSTGYSLDVDTLVSTLYCIITPMLNPIIYSLRNQEVKLALRKLASGKQTVF; via the coding sequence AACCACACCTCCGTCACCGAATTCATCCTCCTGGGATTCTCAAACCATCCTGATTTGCAAATATTCTTCTTCTTAGTGTTCTCCATCATTTACATGGTGACCTTGATGGGAAACCTGACCATCATTTTGGTCATTGTCTCTGACGTCCGTCTCCACACACCCATGTACTTCCTCCTTGGAAACCTCTTCTTTATCGACCTTTGCTCCATGACAGCTACTGTTCCCCAAATGCTGGCAAACTTCCTCCGGGACTCCAAGACCATCTCCTACGCTGGGTGCATAGTCCAGATCTTCTCCCTCGTTTCCTGTGTCGGGGCAGAGTGCATCCTCCTTGCCGCCATGGCTTATGACCGATATGTAGCTATCTGCCACCCGCTATTGTACACAGTCATTATGAACAGGAAAGTCTGCTTCCAGATGGTGGCTAGCTCGTGGACTGCAGGCTTCTTAAACGCCCTCATGCACACTGTCCTGACATCTACTTTGTCCTTCTGTGGGCCTAGGGGCATCCGCAATTTCATGTGTGATGTCCCCCCGCTCTTGGAGTTGTCCTGCACGGACACAGCCCTCGACAATATTGTGCTCCACACAGCCAGTGTGTTCATCGGGATCAGCCCGTGCTTCTTCATTGTCATCTCTTACGTCTTCATCGCTTTAGCCATCCTCCGGATGCATTCGGCTGAGGGCAGGGACAAGGCTTTCTCCACTTGCACCTCCCACCTCGCAGTGGTCATCACGTTCTTCGGAACGGCTCTGTTTAATTATAACCGGCCCAGCACGGGCTACTCATTAGATGTGGACACCCTGGTCTCAACCCTGTATTGTATCATAACCCCCATGTTAAACCCAATCATATACAGCCTACGGAACCAGGAAGTGAAGCTGGCATTGAGAAAACTAGCAAGTGGAAAGCAGACTGTCTTCTAA